In Calliopsis andreniformis isolate RMS-2024a chromosome 6, iyCalAndr_principal, whole genome shotgun sequence, the genomic window GGTCGTCCTCTCGCGCCTTTTCACGCCCTTTATGCGCGCCTTCTTCAGCGTGTACGCGTAGATATAAAGGTAGGCGGAAGTGTCGAACTCATCGTAGCACTGGAACGCCTCCGCTGACTCGACCAGCTTGAACTGCGACCTCGAGGTACCCGGTCCGCAGACGCAGCTTCCCGCGCTTTTGCGCTTCGAACGCATGCACCTGCATCCTATTATGTCGTTCAGAACGATCGTCTCGACCTTCGTCGCGCCGTTATTGTCTTTCTCGAGGCTGAGGCCCTTCTCGGTCAGTCTCACCTTGTAGTACGTGTTCTTCTTCGACGTCACGTAGAAGGTCTCCTCGAGGAGAGTGCTAGAACGTACTTGACCGCCGTCCTCCATGACACGCCGATGACCGTTTTCCATTTGACAGGGAAGAACACGAGTTACATCCGCGCCATCGACAGGCCATTATTATGGGGTTTAAGGCACGCGGTAGACGGACATCTCGACGCTGTGATGAGCTCGCTGCACCTGTGTCCAAGGAACGCTGTTACACCGAAAGATTCCATTTAGGAAATTGTTACCGATACACGCTGCTGGATTTTCTTGCTCCTCGCGCGTTCCCTCGTGCCATTAAGCATCTTCTGTGCGTCGTTCAGGCAGCGATTGTTCCATTAACTTGTCGAAGCACGTGTGTCCTTTCGTGCACTCGGCAGGCCTTCGTGAAAGGTGGCGAATGGTTTGTGAATAGGGTTCGAGGCGAGCGGGCTTGCTTCTTCGGGGATTGAATCCTCGTGATTAATTGCGGTAATTTCGTGGAAAGAATTATCTCGCTGTCTCGATTGCTCCAGTATGTACTTGCACTCGGAACATTGAACTATCTCGGAGGAACTGTCCACGATGTGTATTGTTTATGTGTAGGAAATCTGAAGACTGATTATCGGAGCGATATctggtgaagtcaacgccagagggctACGGAAGATAAATAGTTCTTGTATAGTTTTTAATATCGAAATATTCGAACAATGAATCGACCCGCACAGAACAGTCACACGTCTTCCGGTTGGGGCTGCTACTGAGCGTATCCGATAAGTCTGCTTGAATCCTGGCGAGAAACTATTTCCCCTTCCAGTTTCCTTCCTTTTTCCCCACCATTGAATTTTTGGGTTCTGGCGCTGCGCGAGGAAGGCACTCTCAGCGCTATCTTGCGGTGAAACGATGAGTTGTTTGACGATTCGCGATTCTTTGTGCGCTGGGTCataaaaatacttttttttaaatttaatttttgttgGGAGACCTTTATGCGAGCAACTGTCAAATTTTTTGTGAAAGTATGAACTATGTATTGAACTGCTTTGTTAAAAGTTAATTATCTGAAAGTTTCTGATTGTCTGATCGAGAGAGGCGTTCGATTTCTAATTATTTATGAAGGGAACAGAAACGTCATCAAATTCAGAATTCGGGTCATGAAAAATGCAAGAATGAACGAATGAATTTCTGTTTGAAGACTGTTTGGCATTCGAAAATACAATTAACAACGTTGCGATTCGCAAAATAGTTAATTCATTTAATAGTCTATTTTGTAATTGGCAATAAATTGTGTTTATTTTTGAGTAACATGAATTATCACGCTTGAAACATACATGTGTGTGTTTGTGAGCATAGTAACACTTCTTTATGATAAACTCTGTGTAAATTACCAGATATATGTCATTTGATATTACATAACACAGCAAAGCTTTAATAACTTGTTTTGAATCATAAATACTTCAAAAAAAGCtaatttatttatgaatatgTAAGCAATACACAAAGGTCTACAAAAATTTTCATTGAATAATTTCTTTTCGTCAACGTGGCAACTCTGATCCAAGAATACAACAAGTGAAAAATGAAATTTAGAGTTACTTATATCAAAGTGACAATAAATCTTTTATGTCTAAATTTTTATCTTCACAAATACGTATATTTACATTAAGAATTAATATAAATTCCTGTATGTAATAACTTATTTACTCAGTTTTTACCTAGTTATATTTTTCCAGTAATCTTACTCAAATATTTCATAGCGCCCTCTAAGACATCCGCTTTTACGAGTCCCTATTCACTCCATGTAGGAGCTCGTCCGTTTCTTTTCCGGTTTATCAAAATGGTAAGATGGTgcgatggaatcgctgtatttATAAAATCGACAAGCATTCCATGCATCTGTGTTAATTGCAAtggatgcaatcctcaataaggttGGAGGAGCTGTGAAGAAAGCTAACGAAAATTATTTCGTTTACAGGGTATCGATATTAACCATAAGCACGATAGGAAGGTTCGGCGTATTGAACCTAAATCGCAAGATGTCTACTTACGGCTTCTCGTCAAAGTAAGTATTTTCACGTGCACCTTTAAATTCTATCTTCATATTCTTGCTATTTATGACTTTCTATTGGCTCTGTTGTGTAGTTTGTTTGCAATCATTTTCTAAATCTCAGGTTCGTTTTTAAGACTAAATCATACAGTTTGTTTGAAGCAGTAATGTGGTATTGTTGTCATAAACACGTGATGTCCAGAGACATGTAATTATTTTTGCGAACCGCACTCTGTGTCAGTATTACTCTGTACTGGTTCAATTTGAACGTTCGCTAGAGAAAAATTCAGTCAACTTTCCTATTCTGTCTTTAAGCTGATGCTTGAAGATCATTATTCCGGTTGACACACTGATATTATAGACGAAAGTTTACACTCCGTTTTTAAAtgtgaaataattatttttaatgaagaagtatgattattttgaccttcaaaatctactatattccatagaaaattaatttatagtTGATTTGTGGATTATATTTCATTCAAGACTTACTTTATGATGTAGTAAGATTTTTCTGtgtataaaaatacataaaatattaaaactaaaTTGTGTTATAATATTCTAAAAGtaatacaaataattatttaaaattagtttctattattttaatttcatttacgaaaatataaacatatatagCTTAGATATCACTAATAGATTGAAACTGGTATTATACAACATAAATTTTGTCAGAATTTCACAGTCATGTAATTGAATCATTGAAAATTAATCTTCTTGTTTTTATTGTAGCTCTACCGTTTCTTGGCTAGGCGTACAAATTCTAAGTTTAATAAGATCATCCTCAAGAGACTTTTTATGAGCAAGATACACCGTCCGCCAATATCTCTTGCACGTGTTGTCAGGTTTATGAAGAAACCTGGACGAGAAAACTGTATTGCAGTAGTTGTTGGTACAGTAACAGACGATGCTAGGATTTATGAAATTCCTAAACTGACGGTAAGAGCAACACCAACTTTGTAACACTAACACTTTTTATAGTTTCTTATTTTTCAACATCACTGCTAATTGCTTCTGCTTTTTACATTATAGGTCTGTGCTTTACGTATTACTGAAAAGGCTAGAGCTCGTATATTGAAGAACGGCGGTGAACTGATCACGTTCGATCAGTTGGCATTACGTGCACCCACTGGAAAGAAGACAGTTCTGATGCAAGGTCGTCGTAATGCTCGTGAAGCAGTGAAACACTTTGGACCTGCACCTGGTGTACCACACTCTCACACGAAGCCATTAGTACGTTCTAAGGGACGAAAGTTCGAGAGAGCAAGAGGCCGTAGGCGAAGCTGTGGttataagaaataaattttgtttatttGCCACCATTTATTGTACTATCCCCTTGAACTATATTATTACATCTAGGCACTTTGTCTAATCCTACATTCTTTTGTATAGCAAGTTGGGGCGACTGGAAAATAAATGTTGGCTTCGTAATAATATTCTTGTGTGACATTAATTCCTTCATTTTTAACAGATTCAAATCAAATGCAAATACCAATTTATGTAGCGTTGTTGCTTTCTTCGGGATTTTCTATTAACTCTTCTGGTTTTTCCTCGTCATCTGATTGTGTTTCCTCTGAACCAATAATATCTGGGAAATACAATTTCGATTCTTCTAAACCTTTTTCCGGATTTTCGCTCACGTGATAAGGTCCAATACCAGCGAACCCTAAAAATGCTTCGCATCCCACTTTTTTTACAACGCATACAAATGTTTCATATCTGTAACAGGATAAAACCACTCAGAGTTTAAATATCAATTTTCAAGATTCTGAAAATTTAAGTTCAATGGTGTTGGAAAAATTGTAATGAGGTTCTTAAGTGATAGTTATTTACCCTGTTCGTTCTTTTACATTTAATTCAAATTCTGCAATACTTTTAGCTATGATTTTAGCTTCTGGTGGTTTATCAGCTTCAAAAATACCAAAGTTGATTACTTCATCTTCAAATTCTTCCAAAACAATTTTTAACTCATTCTTTCTTGTGTAATCGTATTTGAATACCACAACAGGTACTTTTGTAGCTTTATCTTCATACTGAAGAAAGTTTTTCTTATAATACAATACTTATTCTGCATAGATTAAAATTCAATGCTCTTACAGGATATGTTTTGCTCATGTATATTGGAAAAATTAGCCGAAAAACGATTGCCTTGTTTCTAGGATTCGGTGGTGTCCACGCGATAGGGAAAACTTCGTTTTCGTTTTCGGGTGTTAAATAAGCAGGGCGATGGCGTTTAGCATAACTAGAGAAAAGATTTAACTAAATATACATTAATATTAAAGTAACTTATACTTTTATACCATTCTTCGTTAACAAGTCTTTCCACATCGGGAACTTCCGGTTCTCCAAATAGTAGAGTCCATAGATAGTTGTGAATATCAATTTCCGACTTTGTTTCGTTAACTCTCAACCTCATGAACATACATTTACCATCCAAAAGTAATTGTTTAGCATTTGTCGGCAACACATAATCGGACTATAAAtgtgtaaaataaaatttgagTAAAATTAAGAAACTTTTAGGTATTTTTTCAGTACATTACTTCATTGAACATTCTACTAAGAATGTCCTCATTCAGCCGTTTTCGTGTCTCTTGTTCGACAGTAAAATTTCCTGGTAGTATTTCTTCAACTAATTCTACGTATGGTGGACTTAATTTTTTATCTCTTTTGTGACCCTCTTCATCTTTGAAAACCCATGGGTAAAGTAAAAGACAAGTTTCGTTCTTCAATGAAGTCGTCAGGTGCAACATTTCAGCTTCGTATCTTGCTGTAGCTTCAGTTTCTGTATCCAGTTAGTGAAAATATAAGTTTCACATTTTTACTAGGAGATCAGTATTTAATAAACTACTAGATGTGAAAAGAAGCATTGCGTGATACAATACAACAATTTCTAGCGTAAAACCTTTTCGAGCCTTCTTCGCTGCTTCTTTAGCTATTCTGGTTTCTTCGATAATTTTTGATCGTTGTATTTCTTCAGGGCTTCTTTCAGATACGTCTATAGAAAACCTGTGTGCGCATAATAAAAAATTCTCAAGATATAATTAAAGAACTATTTGTCTGGTAGAGTAATTTAAATTTATCCTTTACATACTCATGGTCTTCGCCATTTTGCACTCGTTGAAGTTCTGTTGTTAACATCTTTAACAATTGTGGACACTGTGCTCCGAACATGAGGTTTACCATTTTACCGTTCTGAAGAaaaagtaatatttatttttctcgTAGTCTCTGTTCAAAGCTTAATTTAAACTACATGTTTCACTTACGTGAATGAACATCCATATTGGTTCACTCTTGCCTTGGAAACGTTCTAAGTCCGTGATGCAATCGCATTTTGCCTACACCCATTACAGACAAATTAAAATATTCCTATATTAAacaagtatttttattatatttttattaatagaaaTAAATTACCGTGGCATAGTTTAATGTATCTCCTCCAATCTCCATTTTAATTTTCTTCAAAGTGCTCACCATCCCCGTGCAAGGTCCACtccattctgaatacacatcaaCAACTACAAACAAAATATCAAATTAAGAAACAATTTAAGTACCACTTTaatcatttaaaaataattgcGCTTTCCTATTAAACCCGTTTTTCGCAAAAGCTTCTCCCACTCTTCATTGTTCGAAACTTCCGTTTGCAGTGCTGCTGGTGTCGTTTTCTTCGCCATCTTCCGCGAAGATTTTAAGCCACCCTGTAAAAGAAATATAATGTTAGCTACATTATTCATACAATTTACCCAAAGCAATCAGTGTGCAAAATATTATAAAGCTCCATTAAAAGCAGTCAAAtttcataaattattattataactcCATAACAGGAGTTTGCAATACTTGAATGGCCATTATGAAAAATAGGTACCCTCCTCCGACGCAACATTTTTTTAAGGTTTATTGAGCAATTTTCCCGATCGAATTATCTTCTTTTTTGTGTTTCGTGGGCTGTTTAAACTATCTCGGACGAGGAGCAAGGAAAGACTGTGAGAAGCCGCATATTTCTTGGAGGACCATGCCTTCCGGTTCTTTGCGCGGGGACATCGGGGACACGGAGGACACGCAAACTTTGCCGATTAAGTCAACCCCTTGGTCGTACAAATACACGCAGAAGGTAATTACAGTGCACCAGAGGATCGGGGAATTCCGTGGTAAGAATTTCCTATGCATCGACATGAAATATTAATCTTACGCTGAATACTGTAATTATAAACGTTTGTATTGGTATTGCGTTCTACGAAGGAGGACACGATTTATCGCGTTGCATGAATAGCTACGCGATACGACCCCTAAATTGCAGAGCCCCTGTCAAAAGGTACAAATTTAATCGTGCTTGGTACATACAAATCGATTATGAGACAAGCATTTCTTTTGCCCTTTTTTGGATGATGGATTTATGGCCATCGTTGTGTGGAGTTGACTATATGAAAATACAAGAAATATATCAATCTGTTTTACTCTTGTGTTTAAAATATTGATATATTGATCTTTATCCTCTAAGAAAGTTTGTCATGCAATTACGTTTAATTTTCTGGTGGAGTGATATTTAAATGGAACCTATTCATTATCTTTGTGTCTATATAGTACGTAATTGCATAATAACAAAGCATCATGCGAAATAAACATGCAAAGTAATGGGTGCTTCTTTTGAGGTAGGTTTACAGTGTATAAAAGTATAAAAAGGTTTTAATTATAATTGAAATGATAATGTGAAACAAGTATTATGAATATTTGATTTTCTAGATGGATTTACAGATATTTAAAAGAGAAATAAGGTATCAGTTTATTTTTGTgactgaataaaacagttttactttAGAAATATTGAACCAATTCAATTGGAATCAATTTAAATAGTGTGTATCTAGAGGGCGCTAATATTAGATGCTTCATTTTTGTAAAGTGTATTGTTATTTCTTAAAAACAAATTTTTGCGGCAATGAAATACCGAACAAACACACCTGTATGCTAAAATATGATTTTAGTTCCTAGAATTATTTGTACAATATCTTTAAATGGTCTAGTTTACTACAGAAAATATACAATTGTCGCATTTTTCACGTCACTGTATATTTTGTTTTATCATGtaatatttaaacaaaataatgGAATATATTACACAGTAGTATCGAAAGCTATTTGTTATTTTCAGTTATTTGTTATCATAGCAACCAAAGTTACGTTAAAGATAAATGCAGATAAATGCAGTGGTACCAATCTCAGTGTAAACTTGAGCACAGAATaaagaatttttaaagaaaattattaaacaattcTTTCTCTCcaatttgattttttaaataaagaatCACTTTTTTACTTgtctttaaaattattttcgttGTTTACAATTTATACTTTACATGTGTAAATTGCGGATCCTCTCTTATCAATCATATTCTatggttttaattatttatcTTAATCCATCGGCTATCGTAAATGCAGTGTTTTGGTTattttgaatattgatcttAAATTTATTGACATAAAATGACATCAACTGGAATAATGCAAATGTTGCGTATCGGTCGTTGTACGAGTAAGTAAACAAAAAGTTACTGCACTATAATTACAGTAAATACTTCTTTGTTCATAATGTAACCTGTAACTAGATAttaatatacgattgaaatttgtaataaatttgtttatttagtTGTAATAAATCATGTTTTATAACTTAATAGATTCAGCTACCATTGTCAATGGTTTTCACACATCTTCTGCaacatatttaaatcaatattgGAGAACAAAGtaagttaaaatttaaaaaatatacagaTTAAATCAGATAACTATGGGCAAATTATTACAGAAAGGGCTTAACAACCAACCCTAATACTACTGGTCCATTGATTACTTTACCGGACTTCAGCTACAAGGATAATAGACCTACTCCATATGGATCAAATCAATTGAAACGTATTAAAACTCATCAAGAATATGCGGTAGTTTTCTT contains:
- the Rpl18 gene encoding ribosomal protein L18; amino-acid sequence: MGIDINHKHDRKVRRIEPKSQDVYLRLLVKLYRFLARRTNSKFNKIILKRLFMSKIHRPPISLARVVRFMKKPGRENCIAVVVGTVTDDARIYEIPKLTVCALRITEKARARILKNGGELITFDQLALRAPTGKKTVLMQGRRNAREAVKHFGPAPGVPHSHTKPLVRSKGRKFERARGRRRSCGYKK
- the LOC143180878 gene encoding uncharacterized protein LOC143180878, encoding MLRRRRGGLKSSRKMAKKTTPAALQTEVSNNEEWEKLLRKTGLIVVDVYSEWSGPCTGMVSTLKKIKMEIGGDTLNYATAKCDCITDLERFQGKSEPIWMFIHNGKMVNLMFGAQCPQLLKMLTTELQRVQNGEDHEFSIDVSERSPEEIQRSKIIEETRIAKEAAKKARKETEATARYEAEMLHLTTSLKNETCLLLYPWVFKDEEGHKRDKKLSPPYVELVEEILPGNFTVEQETRKRLNEDILSRMFNESDYVLPTNAKQLLLDGKCMFMRLRVNETKSEIDIHNYLWTLLFGEPEVPDVERLVNEECYAKRHRPAYLTPENENEVFPIAWTPPNPRNKAIVFRLIFPIYMSKTYPYEDKATKVPVVVFKYDYTRKNELKIVLEEFEDEVINFGIFEADKPPEAKIIAKSIAEFELNVKERTGYETFVCVVKKVGCEAFLGFAGIGPYHVSENPEKGLEESKLYFPDIIGSEETQSDDEEKPEELIENPEESNNAT
- the Mrpl52 gene encoding mitochondrial ribosomal protein L52, which codes for MTSTGIMQMLRIGRCTNSATIVNGFHTSSATYLNQYWRTKKGLTTNPNTTGPLITLPDFSYKDNRPTPYGSNQLKRIKTHQEYAKKVIKLVAEVDYAVEKHAKRIKEEEVKKKQILDSKLKPKGKILLTEE